The Myxococcales bacterium DNA window GGCCGCCTGTTGCTGGCGCCGCTCGGCCCGGCGTTGGCCGTCAAGGCCGAGGTGCAGCTCTTCGGCGGCGCAATCGGCGCGTTCTGCCGAAAAAATCCCGAATCGCACGTGCAATGCCTGACCGACGGCCGCGCGGTCGCCGCGCAGCATGCGCCGACCCGCGGCGCGGTCGAGTTCCTGCTGCGCAAACGCCCGGAGCACAATCGCCTGTGGCTCAGCGGCGAAAACATCCATCGCCTGCGGGTGTTCGTCGAGCGCCGGCCGGTCGCGTTGCGCAACCGCGATAACGGCAACGGGCTTTGGTTGGAATTGCCCCCGGCGGCGGTGCCGCGCGGCACCATTCACCTGCGGGTCGACAGCGGCGAGCAGCCGGCGCGGCTGGAACATTTCGTCTTCAGCCGGGACGGCGAAGCGCCGTGGTGGATTCCGATCGGCCGGAATGAACCGCCCGCCGACCGGCTCGACGAGGCGCTGGGCTGTCCTTCTTGCTGGTGGGTGGGCGAGGATTGCCGGCCGGAATTTTGCGGCGGGCGATGCGTCGGCCCGTTTTTCCAGGTGCACGAAGGTCGCGCCGAACCGGTCGATCCCCGCGCGGAGTTGCCGTGGGAACTGGTGCAAAGCTGCCCGGTGCAGGCGATCGATCGACCGCCGCTGACCGCGGACCCGGCCGAGGACGGCCGGATCGCGAGCTATCGCTGCCCGCAATGCGAGCGGGTTTATCCGGTGGAAAACGGGATCGTCGATCTGCGCTCGCCGCGCGCCCGGCGCCTGTTGGCCGGGCCGGACGCGCCGTTTGGCGAAAAAGCTTAAATCGCGGACAATGGCGGCGATGCAAAACACCGTTCCCGACCGCCGTGCGCTGTTAGCCGGCTGGCTGCTCGGCGCTTTCTTGCTGGCGGCGACGCTGGCGGTCCACCTTTACCTCACCGATTCGTCGCCTTTTCTGGACGAGGGTTGCCGCGCCAATACCGGCCGCCTGCTGTCGCACGGCAAGGCGATGTACCGCGATGCCTTCAACGAAACCGGGCCGGGGATCTACTGGGTCACCGCCGGATTGTTCCGGGTGTTCGGCGATCGTTTCACGGTGCTGCGTTACGCGGCGACCGCCGCCATGCTCACGACGCTGCTCCTGCTGCTGGGCCTCGGCCGGCGCTACGGCCGTCCGGCGGCGGGGTTGATCGCCGCCGCCTGTTTCGCGATCTTTCACCTGTTTTTTCTCGGCCGGCTGTGGGAACCCGAAAGCCTGTTGACACCGCTGTTGCTGGCGCCTGTTTATCTGCTGGCCGGGCGGGACGACGAAACGACGCCGCCGCGGTGGAAGTTCCTGCTGGCGGGGCTCGCCTATTTTCTGGCCACCGTCATCAAGCAGACGACCTGGCCGGCGGCTGGCTTGGCGCTCGCCGTTGTTCTCGCCTCCTTTTTGAGGCAAGGGCGAGGACGGGCGCTGACCCGCCTGGGCATGCTCGCGGCCGGTCTGTTCCTGCCCTGGATCGCCTTGCTCGTCATGGCCGTCTGGCAGGGCGAATGGAAGGATCTGCTGGCCGGCTACCTGTTCCCGCTCCGGCGGTTCCAGGTCGGCACCTATTTTTGTCCGCCGAGCGAGGCGGAGTTCTACCTCGAGCTGCCTTTTTGGTGGCTGGCGGCGGCCTCTCTCGCTTATTTGTCGACGCGGCGCGCCGGCCTGACGGCGCTGAACCGCCGCTTGTTGCTGGTTTCGCTGGTCGCCACGATCCTGATGATTTTTCCGGCGATGTTCGCCTATCATTTTTTGCCGCCGCTGGCGCCGGCGGCCATCGGTTTCGGGCTGGCGGTGACGGGCGCCAGGCGGACGGCGCGGCTCGTTTACGGGGCGCCGTTTCTCTTGTTGTGCCTGCCGGCGGCGTGGTTCGCGTCGGCCCAATATCACGGTCGGGTGGGGAAATTCGAAATGCCGCGCTGGCAGGCGGTCGCCGCGCGCGTCGAGTCGCTGACCGCCCCGGACGAGCCGATTTTCGTCTTCCCGCACGATTCGACCTACTACTATCTGACCGGGCGCCAGCCGCCGGGGCGCTACGGCTTTTTAATGCCCTGGACGACGCCGCCCGAGGTGCTCGATGAATTCCTGGCCGAGTTCGCGGCGCGGCCGCCGCGCGCGATCCTTTACACCTATCTCGAAAATTGCACGCCCAGCGGCTGGCATCCGCGCGACTACCTGGAGAAATTTCTGGAAATGCTCGCCGCGCGTTACCGCGTGGCCGAGGTGTTCGACAATCAAGTGGTGTTGCTGACGCCGCGGGAGGCCGCGGCGGATGAAGCCCGTGAAAGCTGCCGCCTGAAAAATCTGTTCGACCGGCGGGAAACCTGCGGCCGGGGGTCGGCGGACGATCTGCGGCGGCGGCTCGACGCGGGTTGTCCGGCCGAATAGGCCTTAAGGCAGATAGCCGCCGCGAATGTAGAGCCCCGCGGCGCCGGCCGCCTCGATCTTCTTGTTGTTCGCGTAATCGTTCAGGCCTTCGTACCAGCGGTAGTAATAGGCCACGCCGCTGTCCTCCTCGGGATTGGAGTAAACGAGCAGCTCGGGCCGGCCGTTGCGGTCGATGTCCCAATCGACCCAGGCGTACAGATTCGTGTCCGCCGTCAGTTGCGTGTCGAACACCACGTCGAAACTCTGGTTGCCGTCGCGCACGTCCACGCGGCCCTGGTAGTCGATGACATCCGCCATTCCCGAGGCGACCTGGTAATTGATCTGTTCGACCAGTTCGTAGGTCTGATCGCGGTCGAGATCGG harbors:
- a CDS encoding class I SAM-dependent methyltransferase, with translation MPLFTPQNDRQLQGEVAFRRFHALGVNEQTLSYMELCLRERRDIFRHLALGERRLTPFLEIGAETGANSLILAGDLRAEGMALDISREALAAMTAYAERLAVDHLPRRVWGDAHALPLRNESLPFALAWGTLHHFPDPRPVLAELRRVLTPGGCFLVGDEPVRRRLSLHLTRTRALHSLGPLARRLLRWHVLPWLVDIDGREAVAAGVAEMQFSRRAYKDMLAAAFEEVEMQYAPYITERIRSAGPLGRLLLAPLGPALAVKAEVQLFGGAIGAFCRKNPESHVQCLTDGRAVAAQHAPTRGAVEFLLRKRPEHNRLWLSGENIHRLRVFVERRPVALRNRDNGNGLWLELPPAAVPRGTIHLRVDSGEQPARLEHFVFSRDGEAPWWIPIGRNEPPADRLDEALGCPSCWWVGEDCRPEFCGGRCVGPFFQVHEGRAEPVDPRAELPWELVQSCPVQAIDRPPLTADPAEDGRIASYRCPQCERVYPVENGIVDLRSPRARRLLAGPDAPFGEKA